One Stenotrophomonas maltophilia R551-3 genomic window, ACTGCACCCCGCGCGGCAACCCGCCGCTCACTGAGCCAGGTTTTTCCTGCCCCGTCGAAGGATTTACTTCGCGCGATCGGCAGCGCCTGGACATTATCTGCATCGCACCCAAACATTATCGCTCGCGATAATGTCGGTGGCCTGCACCCTCGATTTTCCAACGGTCCCGTTTCCACCACGGGCTGGTGCGCGCGGCGTTGCCGTGGCGTATGCCGGAGGTCGCGGACATGCCATCGCCTGGATCGCCTGCTGGAAGCAGGCGCCGGTTCGCCGGTACGCGGTTCGATTCCGCGCGATCCCCAACTGGATAGCTCAGCTTGGTCAGAGCAACGGATCCCTAATCCGTCTGTCGTGGGTTCGATTCCCACTCCAAACCACATGACCTGTCACGTCATGACTTGAAGCAACACCCGGGGCGCAAGCCCCAGCGGCCATCGTCGCCGTCCACGGACGTCGCCTGCGGGCAGGAACGTGGAAGGCAACGGACCGCACGCCGGGCCCCGGCCCGCCGCCACTGCCAGCCACGTTCCGCACCGGTGCTGCCTGCCGGGAACGACGATGGCAGCAGTGCCGGTGCGCCGAAGGCTCCGCGCGCGGACCGTCCGCCGATGGCCGCCCTCTTCCGCTGGCTGCACGTGGTGTGCAGGCGGCCTCGCCACGACCTGATCGACCCGGGTCATGGCGATCCATTCGCAACGGGTCGAACCACCAGAGCCATACAAGGAGAGACTCCCATGTTCTGGACCATCAAGGTCGTGATCGGCGACGGCGAGCGCGGCCTGGTGTATCGCAACCGTCGTTTCCAGCAGATCCTGCTGCCGGGCGTGCACCGCCTGTCGCCGTTCGGCGGCCGCCCGCACGTGGACATCCACACTGCATCGAAGGGCGCGGCCTACACCGGCAACGACCAGGACAGCCTGATCGAGGCGCTGGGCGCACGACTGGACACGCACTTCGTGCTGGCCAACGTCGGCGCCAGCGAGGTCGGCCTGTTGCTGCGCAACGGCCGCATCGATGAAGTCCTGCCGCCGGGCAGCCGCCGTCTGTACTGGCGGGGTTCGGTCGACACCCAGGTGCGCGTGATGGCGCTGGGTGACGAGCCGCGCATTGCGGCGGACGTGCAGCAACGCCTGGGCCAGCTGGGCGTGCTGCCGCGTGTGGCGGTGATCAGCACCGTGCCGAGCAAGTCGGTCGGCCTGCTGTTCATCGATGGCACGCTGCGGCAGACGCTGGACGCCGGCCTGCACGCGTTCTGGAACTTCAACGGCAACGTGTCGGTGGAGCGTGTGGAGCTGCGTGCGCGTTCGCTGGACGTGTCCGGCCAGGAACTGCTCAGCCGCGACAAGGTGACCCTGCGGGTGAACCTGGCCGCGACTGTGCAGGTGGTCGACCCGGTGCGTGCACACCGCACGCTCAGCAATGCCGACGAGTTCGTCTACCGGCAGCTGCAGTTCGGCCTGCGCCAGGCGATTGCCGCGCGCAGCCTGGACGAGCTGCTGGGCGACAAGGCCGCACTGGACGGCGAGATCGCCGCGCATGTGCAGGCCGCGATCGAGGGCCACGGCGTGCGCTTGCTCGGCGTGGGCATCAAGGACGTGATCCTGCCGGGTGAGATGAAGGAGATCCTCAACGGTGTGGTGCTGGCCGAGAAGCAGGCCCAGGCCAGCGTGATCCGCCGTCGTGAGGAGGCCAACGCCACGCGTTCGCAGCTCAACACCGCAAAGCTGATCGAGGACAACCCGGTGCTGATGCGCTTGAAGGAGCTGGAGGCACTGGAGAAGGTCACCGAGAAGATCGACAAGCTCACCGTGTTCGGCGGCCTGGATGGCGTGCTGAAGCAGTTGGTGACGATCAGGTAGGGGGTCGCGGTGGCGCAGGGACGCGCCGCCGGCCCATCAAGGACAAACACAAAGACATGGACACTCAACACAACTATCAATGGCTGCACGCCGAGGGCACCACGCCGATCAAGGGCTGGGTCAACGGTGTGCCGCTGGAGGCGCAGGCGCATGAGCAGCTGCGCAACATCGCCGCGATCCCGTTCGTCGGGCCGTGGGTGGCCGTGATGCCGGACGTGCACCTGGGCAAGGGCGCGACCGTGGGCTCGGTGATCCCGACCCGCGGTGCGATCATCCCGGCCGCGGTCGGCGTCGACATCGGCTGCGGCATGGCCGCCGTGCGTACCACGCTGCGTGCCAATGACCTGCCCGATGACCTGCGGCAGCTGCGCAACAGCATCGAGCGCAGCATCCCGGTCGGCAATGGGCGCGGCGGCGAGCACCACCGCATGCCCGACAGCATCCATACCCGGTTGGTGCAATCCGGGCTGGCCGCCGGCCTGGAGAACATCAAGGACAAGCACCGGAAGATCCGTACCGACAAGCTGGATCGCCAGCTGGGTACGCTGGGCGGCGGCAACCACTTCATCGAACTGTGCCTGGACGAGACGGACACGGTGTGGGTGATGCTGCACAGCGGTTCTCGCGGTACCGGCAACCTGATCGGCACCTACTTCATCGAGAGGGCGCGCGAAGAACTTGCGCGCCGTGTGCTCGGCTTCCACCTGCCGGACAAGGACCTGGCGTTCTTCATGGAAGGCGAGCCGCTGTTCGATGACTACGTCGAAGCAGTGTCGTGGGCGCAGGATTACGCCAGGCAGAACCGCGAGGCAATGATGTCGCGGGTGCTGGCCGAGATGCGCCACCGGCTGCCGAAGTTCCAGCTGGCGGCGATGGCGGTGAACTGCCACCACAACTACGTGCAGAAGGAGACGCACCACGGCCAGGAGCTGCTGGTGACGCGCAAGGGCGCGGTCAGTGCCCGCGAGGGCGAGCTGGGCATCATTCCCGGCAGCATGGGCACGCGCAGCTACATCGTGCGTGGCAAGGGCAACGCGGACAGCTTCCACAGCTGCAGCCACGGTGCCGGCCGGGTAATGAGCCGTGGCGCTGCGCGCCAGCAGATCACGCTGGCCCAGCACCGCGAGGCCACCGCACACGTGGAATGCCGCAAGGACAGCGGCGTGCTGGACGAGTCGCCGGCGGCGTACAAGTCGATCGACGATGTGATGGCCGCGCAGCTCGACCTGGTCGACGTGGTGCACACCCTGCGCCAGGTGCTGTGCGTGAAGGGGTGATGGAACGGTGCCGGCCTCGGCCGGCACCTGCTCGACGGGCACGGGCGAATGGATGCCCGGGATCCGTAGCGTCGAGCTTGCTCGACTGCTCTTCCACGCCATGCGTGGATGCAAAGGCGCCGACCAAGGTCGGCGGCTACCTGTGCAGCGATCAGCGCGGCACGCTGTCCTCGGCCACCAGCGCATGATGCACGCCGATCCCCGCGCGCACGCCCTCGGCAGCGGCCAACGTGATGTTGCCGACGGTGGTTGCATCGCCTGCGGCGTATACGTTCGGCACCGAGGTCTGCTTCATCATGTCGACCTCGATCAACACGCCCAGCGGGCTCTCGACCAATGTGCAGCCCAGCTGCTGCACCAGCGGCGTGGCCATCGCCTGGGTAGCCGGCACGAACAACGCTCGCTGTGCGATACGGCGGCCGTCAGCCAGCTCCACTTCCAGCCAGGTCGGCTGGTCGCCGTGTACGCCCAGCACCGGCGAGGTCTCGATCCGCACACCGCGCTGCTGCATGGCGGCGTGTTCCTCATCGGTGATCTCCAGACCCATGCTGAAGAACGTGACGTTGCCCCAGTCGGCGAACAGCGGCGCCTTGCTGGCGGACATCGGATGGCCGCCGAGCAGGCCGATGGCACCACCACCAACTTCGTAGCCGTGGCAGTAGGGGCAGTGCAGCACAGTGCTGCCCCAGCGCTCGGCCAGTCCGGGCAGTTCCGGCAGCTGGTCGGCGATGCCGCTTGCCAGCAGCAGCTTGCGCGCGGCCAGCACCTGGCCATCGGCGGTACGCACTTCCACGCCTTCGGCGGTGGTGCGGGCGTGCTCCACTTCGGCATGCACCCAGCGCACCGTGGGATAGTCGAGCAGCTGTTGGCGCGCGGTTTTCAGCAGCTCGGCGCCGCTGATGCCATCCAGCCCCAGCACCCCGTGCGAATGACTGGCGAAACGATTGCGCGGTGAACCGGCGTCGATGACGGTGACCGGGCGACGGGCACGGGCCAGGATCAGGCCGGCGGCAATGCCGGCATAGCTGCCGCCGACGATGAGCACATCAGGATTCATGGTGACCTTCCAGGGAACGGTGATGGGCAAGATGGCGGGCGAAGTCGGCGCCGAGCTGGTCCAGCGTGGTCGCCTGCAGGCGCTGCTCAAGCAGCCGCTGCGCCTCGCGCGCGCCTTCGAGCAGGGCGCTGTTGACCAGCTGCTGGATCGGGCAGCCACCACCGGAATCGCGGGCACCGACCTGCACCAGCGGCGGTGCACCCACGGCCAGGTAGATGTCATGCAGGGTGATCGCTGCGGCGTCGCGGGCCAGCACGCTGCCGCCGCCATGGCCGCGCGTGCTGCGCACCAGGCCGGCCCTGTGCAGTTGCGCCAGCAGGCGGCGGATCACTACCGGATGGGTCGGCAGGCACGACGCCAGCTGTTCGGACGTACGCGGTGCGGCATGGCCGACCAGGTGCGCCATCACATGCAGGGCGTCAGAAAGCGGGCTCGCGGATTTCATGTAACGACAATAGTTACATTTAATTCCTCTGTCGAGGGTCTGCTTTCGTTCCATATGGACACATCTGTCCTATGAAATAGTTTCTTCACATCACTAAACGAAACGCGAATGTGATGCGCATCCCACTTCAGGGTATGCGCATCGGGTCGATACCGCATTGCCCCTTCCCGAGAGTCCTTCCACATGAATGCGTCTGTCCGTGCTCCGCGCCTGCAGTCCAAGCTGCTCGGCGCGGTTTCCGTTGGTCTGGCCGTGGTCCTGCTGTGTGCTCTGGCCGGCCTCGCCTCCGCCTGGTTGAAACTGTCCACCGAGGTTCCGCCCGAAGTCGCCCACAGCCGCGACGCCGAGCGCCTGCAGCGCGAGTTCCGCGGGCAGGTGCAGGAATGGAAGAACGTACTGCTGCGTGGCCACGACGACGCGTTGCGCCAGCGCCACCTGGACGCCTTCGACAGCGAGGGCCGTCTGGTCGAACAGCTGGCCAAGGGCCTGGTCAGCAGCCCGGATGCACGCACGCGCGAACTGGCGCAAGCGTTCATCGGCCTGCACGCGCAGCTGCAGCAGGACTATCACGCGGCGCTGCAGGCATTCGCCGAGGCCAGCTACGATCCCGCCGCCGGCGACAATCTCGTGCGCGGCAAGGACCGCCCGGTGGCAACCGCGCTGGATGCGTTGAGTACGCACGCCACGCAGGTGGCCGAAGCGGCGGTAGCGGCCCGTTCGCAGCAGGCGCGGCAGACGCTGCTGCTGTGCGCGGCGCTGACCGTGCTGGCCGCCGTGTTGCTGCTGATGGGGCTGGGCTGGTGGCTGCGGCGTGCGGTGGTGCAGCCGGTGCTGGCGGTGGAGGCCGCTGCGCGCGCAGTGGCCGCCGGTGATCTGGAGCATGTTGTGCAGGTGCGCAGCCGCGATGAGATCGGTCGGCTCGCGCAGGCCATGCAGGCGGTGCAGTCCACACTGCGCGGCGTGCTCGATGCGCAGGCCACGATGGCACAGGCGCATGAAGCCGGCACCATCAGCCACCGCATGGACGCCAGTGCCTTCCCCGGCGCATTCGGCGAAATGGTCGCCGACAGCAACGCGCTGGTCGATGCGCACATCCAGGTAAAGCTGCGCGCGATTGCGATCATGGGCCGTTACGCCATCGGTGACCTCAGCCAGGACATGGAGCGGCTGCCGGGCGAGAAGGCCGTGATCACCGACGCGCTGAATACCGCCAAGGTCAATCTCGGCATGATCAATGGCGAGATCCGCCGCCTGGCCGAAGCCGCTGCCGCCGGTGACTTCAGCCAGCGTGGCGACAGCGCGCGCTTCGAGCATGACTTCCGCGCGATGGTCGATGGCTTGAACCGGTTGATGCAGACCACCGAGCAGAACCTCGGCGAGGTCTCCAGCATGCTGCGTGCGATCGCCGATGGTCGCCTCGGCGCGCGCATGCACGGCGATTTCCAGGGCGTGTTCGCGCGCATCGCCGGCGATGCCAACGCCACTGCCGCGCAGCTGGCGACCATCGTCACCGACATCAAGCACGCCTCCGGCAACATCCACACTGCGGCTGCAGAGATCGCCGCCGGCAACAATGATCTGTCGCGCCGTACCGAGCAGCAGGCGGCCAATCTGGAAGAGACTGCAGCATCGATGGAAGAACTGACCTCCACCGTGCGCCAAAACGCCGAGCATGCACGCCAGGCCAACCAGCTGGCGATCGGCGCGCACACGGTCGCCTCGCAGGGCGGCAGCGTGGTCGGCCAAGTGGTGGCGACGATGGGTGCGATCGAGACCTCGTCACGGCAGATCGCCGAGATCATCAGCGTGATCGATGGCATCGCATTCCAGACCAACATCCTGGCGCTGAACGCGGCAGTGGAAGCCGCGCGGGCCGGCGAACAGGGCCGCGGCTTCGCGGTGGTCGCCAGTGAAGTGCGCACGCTGGCGCAGCGCTCGGCGGCGGCCGCGAAGGAGATCAAGGCATTGATCGAAGCCTCGGTTGAGCAGGTCGGCCACGGCGCGCAGCGCGTGCGCGAGGCCGGTGACACCATGGCCGAGATCGTGGCATCGGTGCAGCGCGTGACCGACATCATGGCCGAGATTTCGGCGGCCTCGCAGGAGCAGAGCGCGGGTATCGAGCAGGTCAGCCAGACCGTGATCCAGATGGATGGCACCACCCAGCAGAACGCCGCGCTGGTGGAGGAAGCCAGTGCCGCCGCACGCAGCCTGGAACAACAGGCGAACCGACTGATCGACGCGGTGGATGTGTTCGATCTGTCGACCACAACAGCGGCGAAGGACGCGTTGGCGCGTGCGGCCTGAGTGATCCGGTTGCCGGCCAGCGGCCGGCACTACCCGTGCGATGTGCCGGCCGCAGGCCGGCAGCGTCCGCCGCCACATGGGTAGCGCCCGACCGTTGGACGGGCGACGGCAGGATCAGTGCGGACCAACGGTCCGCACCCACCAGAGCGGCCGCGCCCACCGGCGCGTGCGGTAGTGCCGGCCGCTGGCCGGCAACTTCAGCGCACGTAGTCGCTCTGCGCCATCGCGTCGGCCAGGTAATCCACGAACGAGCTGATCCGCGACGACACGGCGGTGTTGCGGTAGTACACCGCATGGATCGGCTGGTACACATCCAGCGTCTGCGCCGCCAGCACCTGCACCAGGGTGCCGGCGCTGCGGTCGCGATCGGTGACGAAGTCGGACAGGCAGGTGATGCCCACGCCTTCCACCGCCAGCCGGCGCAGCGTCTCGCCACTGGATACGGCAATATCCGGGCGCACCAGCAGCAGCCCATCCGACTCTCCGGGCAGCGGCCAACGGTTGAGTGATTCCGGCTCGTTGAAGCTGAGCAGCGTGTGCTGGCCCAGTGCGGCGACGCTGGCCGGTTCGCCGTGCCTGGCCAGGTAGGCCGGGCTGGCCACCAGCCGCAGCTGGCAGCGGCCCAGCAGCCGCGCATGCAGGGTGGAGTCGGCCAGCGGGCCGATCCGGATCGCCAGATCGGTGCGCCGTTCGAGCAGGTCGATGTAGCGGTCGGAACTGTTCAACTCCAGCTGCACTTCCGGGTAACGCGCGCGATAGCCGGCCACCAGCGGCGCGATCACGTGCAGCACGAACGGCATCGCCGCATCCACGCGCAGGCGCCCTGCCGGGCGCTCGCGGCGCGCCGCCATCTGTTCCTCGGCCGATTCCACCGCATCGATGATCGCCCGCGCATGGCGCAGGAACGCCTCGCCTTCGGCGGTCAGGTGCAGGCGGCGGGTGGTACGGGTCAGCAGGGTGATCCCCAACTTGTCCTCCAGCCGCCCCAGCGCGCGGCTCACGCCCGAGGGTGTCTGCCCCAGCTGCTCGGCGGCGGCACTGATCGAGCCGCTGTCGATCACCGAAAGGAACGCCTGCATTTCATCTAGAGTGGTCTTCATGTCCCTATTATTGACTGCACGGCAATAGTGATTGGCGTGAAGACCGGTTTTTCGGCAAAGGTCGGCGGCGCAGACTGCGCAGCCTCTTCCTCCTGCTGGACCCTGTCATGACCCGTGGCATTCCCCTCGCCCTGCTGGCGTTGACCCTCGGCGCCTTCGCCATCGGCACCACCGAATTCGTCATCGTCGGCCTGATCCCGACCATCGCCGGCGACCTGCAGGTCAGCCTGCCCTCGGCCGGCCTTCTGGTCTCGCTGTACGCGCTGGGCGTGGCCATCGGTGCGCCGGTGCTGACTGCGCTGACCGGACGCGTACCGCGCAAGCAACTGCTGGTGGCGCTGATGGTGTTGTTCACGCTCGGCAATGTCGTCGCCTGGATGGCACCCGGGTATACCTCGCTGATCATCGCCCGCATCCTCACCGGCCTGGCGCACGGCGTGTTCTTCTCGATCGGCGCGATCATCGCCACCGCCGTGGTGCCGAAGGAGAAGGCGGCCAGTGCGATCGCCATCATGTTCACCGGCCTGACCGTGGCACTGGTGACCGGCGTGCCGCTGGGCACCTTCATCGGCCAGCATCTGGGCTGGCGCGCGACCTTTCTGGCGGTGGCCGGCCTCGGCGTGGTCGCACTGATCGGCGCGCTGTTGTTCGTTCCGCGCAACCTGCCGCAGAGTGCGCCGGCCAGCCTCCGTCAACAGCTGGCCGTGCTCGGCCAGCCACGCCTGCTGCTGGTCTATGCGATGACCGCGCTGGGCTACGGTGGCACCTTCCTGGCCTTCACCTATCTGGCGCCGATCCTGCAGGACGTCACCGGCCTTCCGGCCAACGCCGTGAGCCTGGTGCTGCTGGTGTACGGCGTGTCGGTGGCGATCGGCAACCTGTGGGGCGGGCGCATGGCCGACCGCTTGGGTCCGGTGCCCGCGCTGAAGCGCATCTTCGGACTGCTGGCACTGGTGCTGTTCGTGCTCACGTTCACTGCCTACAACACCTGGTTGATGCTGCTGACGGTGCTGGCGCTGGGTGCGGTAGCGTTCGGCAACGTGCCCGGCCTGCAGGTCTACGTGGTCAAGCAGGCGCAGCGCTATGCACCGCAGGCCACCGACGTGGCCTCAGGCCTGAACATCGCCGCGTTCAACGTCGGCATCGCCATGGGCGCCTCGCTGGGCGGCCTGGTGGTGGAGCACATCGGCCTGATGCATACCCCATGGCTGGGCGCGCTGGTGGTCGTACTGGCCTACGCGCTGACCGTGCTCAGTGGCCGCCTCGACCGCCGCGATGGCGTCGACCACCGCGCCGACGGCATTGCCGCCACCGCGCATTGATCCATGCAATGCACCGTTGCCGGCATGCATACGGTGCCTGTCCTACCCTCTTCCCTCTGCTACTCCCTTCCCCCCGTTGGAGCTTCCCATGACTGTCCCCGCTTTTGGTCTCGGCACCTTCCGCCTGAAGGACCAGACCGTGATCGACTCGGTGCGCAATGCGCTGGAGGTCGGCTACCGCGCCATCGATACCGCGCAGATCTACGGCAACGAAGCCGAAGTCGGCCAGGCCATCGCCGAGTCCGGCGTGTCGCGTGATGATCTGTACCTGACCACCAAGGTGTGGATCACCGAGTTCAAGCGCGATGCGCTGCTGGCCAGCCTGCGTACCAGCCTGGAGAAGCTGCGCACCGACCGCGTCGACCTGGCGCTGATCCACTGGCCGTCACCGAATGGCAAGGTCGATGTGCCGATGGAGGAATACTTGCCGGCACTGGCCGAAGCCAAGGCGCAGGGGCTGACCAAGGCGATCGGCATCTCCAATTTCACCATCGCGCAGACCCGCAAGGCGATCGAGATCCTCGGTGCCGAAGCCATCGCCACCAACCAGATCGAGATCCACCCGTACCTGCAGAACCGCCTGCTGGTGAAGTTCCTGCAGGACAACGGCATCCACATCACCGCCTACATGAGCCTGGCTTATGGCGAAGTGCTGAAGGACCCGGTGATCCAGGCCATTGCCGGCCGTCACCAGGCCACCCCGGCGCAGGTTGCGCTGGCCTGGGCGCTGCAGCAGGGCTTCTCGGTGATCCCGTCGTCGACGAAGCGCGAGAACCTGGCAGCCAACCTGGAAGCAGCGGCCGTGCGATTGACCGACGAAGACATGGCACAGATCGCCAAGCTGGATCGTGGCCATCGCCTGGCGAATCCGGAAGGGATTGCCCCGGCCTGGGATTGAGGCCAACCGCGGTTACGGATCGGAATCGGTCGGTGCCGACCTTGGTCGGTACCGACCTCTGGTCAGTCGATGACACATCGTGCCGACCAAGGTCGGCACCTACCAAAGGCAGAGCTATCCCTCGCCTTGCAGCAACCATCCACGCATCGCCGCACTGACCTCGTCCGGCTTTTCCATCGGTGCCAGGTGCCCGCAATCGGGCACCACCACCAGCTGCGAATGCGGCACCAGGGCGTGCACCTCCTCGCTCACCGCCAGCGGCGTGATTCGGTCGTTCGCACCGCACACGATCAGCAATGGATCGCGGTAGCCAGCCAGCACATCATGGCCATCACGGCGTTCCAGCGCGCTCTGGCGCAGGAACACTTCCGCCCCCAGGCGAGCGGTCATGTCGCGCACACGCTGCACCAGCACGTAGTCATCCAGCCGCGAGGCATCGATGTAGCTTCGCATCAGCGCGTCACCGAAGCCGTGGAATTTTCCCGGCAGGCGCACGCTGGCACGTTGGCTACGGCGCTGCTCGGCACGTTCCGGCGAATCGGCATGGATCGAGGTATCGATCA contains:
- a CDS encoding slipin family protein, whose translation is MFWTIKVVIGDGERGLVYRNRRFQQILLPGVHRLSPFGGRPHVDIHTASKGAAYTGNDQDSLIEALGARLDTHFVLANVGASEVGLLLRNGRIDEVLPPGSRRLYWRGSVDTQVRVMALGDEPRIAADVQQRLGQLGVLPRVAVISTVPSKSVGLLFIDGTLRQTLDAGLHAFWNFNGNVSVERVELRARSLDVSGQELLSRDKVTLRVNLAATVQVVDPVRAHRTLSNADEFVYRQLQFGLRQAIAARSLDELLGDKAALDGEIAAHVQAAIEGHGVRLLGVGIKDVILPGEMKEILNGVVLAEKQAQASVIRRREEANATRSQLNTAKLIEDNPVLMRLKELEALEKVTEKIDKLTVFGGLDGVLKQLVTIR
- a CDS encoding RtcB family protein produces the protein MDTQHNYQWLHAEGTTPIKGWVNGVPLEAQAHEQLRNIAAIPFVGPWVAVMPDVHLGKGATVGSVIPTRGAIIPAAVGVDIGCGMAAVRTTLRANDLPDDLRQLRNSIERSIPVGNGRGGEHHRMPDSIHTRLVQSGLAAGLENIKDKHRKIRTDKLDRQLGTLGGGNHFIELCLDETDTVWVMLHSGSRGTGNLIGTYFIERAREELARRVLGFHLPDKDLAFFMEGEPLFDDYVEAVSWAQDYARQNREAMMSRVLAEMRHRLPKFQLAAMAVNCHHNYVQKETHHGQELLVTRKGAVSAREGELGIIPGSMGTRSYIVRGKGNADSFHSCSHGAGRVMSRGAARQQITLAQHREATAHVECRKDSGVLDESPAAYKSIDDVMAAQLDLVDVVHTLRQVLCVKG
- a CDS encoding NAD(P)/FAD-dependent oxidoreductase; the protein is MNPDVLIVGGSYAGIAAGLILARARRPVTVIDAGSPRNRFASHSHGVLGLDGISGAELLKTARQQLLDYPTVRWVHAEVEHARTTAEGVEVRTADGQVLAARKLLLASGIADQLPELPGLAERWGSTVLHCPYCHGYEVGGGAIGLLGGHPMSASKAPLFADWGNVTFFSMGLEITDEEHAAMQQRGVRIETSPVLGVHGDQPTWLEVELADGRRIAQRALFVPATQAMATPLVQQLGCTLVESPLGVLIEVDMMKQTSVPNVYAAGDATTVGNITLAAAEGVRAGIGVHHALVAEDSVPR
- a CDS encoding Rrf2 family transcriptional regulator; protein product: MKSASPLSDALHVMAHLVGHAAPRTSEQLASCLPTHPVVIRRLLAQLHRAGLVRSTRGHGGGSVLARDAAAITLHDIYLAVGAPPLVQVGARDSGGGCPIQQLVNSALLEGAREAQRLLEQRLQATTLDQLGADFARHLAHHRSLEGHHES
- a CDS encoding methyl-accepting chemotaxis protein, whose translation is MNASVRAPRLQSKLLGAVSVGLAVVLLCALAGLASAWLKLSTEVPPEVAHSRDAERLQREFRGQVQEWKNVLLRGHDDALRQRHLDAFDSEGRLVEQLAKGLVSSPDARTRELAQAFIGLHAQLQQDYHAALQAFAEASYDPAAGDNLVRGKDRPVATALDALSTHATQVAEAAVAARSQQARQTLLLCAALTVLAAVLLLMGLGWWLRRAVVQPVLAVEAAARAVAAGDLEHVVQVRSRDEIGRLAQAMQAVQSTLRGVLDAQATMAQAHEAGTISHRMDASAFPGAFGEMVADSNALVDAHIQVKLRAIAIMGRYAIGDLSQDMERLPGEKAVITDALNTAKVNLGMINGEIRRLAEAAAAGDFSQRGDSARFEHDFRAMVDGLNRLMQTTEQNLGEVSSMLRAIADGRLGARMHGDFQGVFARIAGDANATAAQLATIVTDIKHASGNIHTAAAEIAAGNNDLSRRTEQQAANLEETAASMEELTSTVRQNAEHARQANQLAIGAHTVASQGGSVVGQVVATMGAIETSSRQIAEIISVIDGIAFQTNILALNAAVEAARAGEQGRGFAVVASEVRTLAQRSAAAAKEIKALIEASVEQVGHGAQRVREAGDTMAEIVASVQRVTDIMAEISAASQEQSAGIEQVSQTVIQMDGTTQQNAALVEEASAAARSLEQQANRLIDAVDVFDLSTTTAAKDALARAA
- a CDS encoding LysR family transcriptional regulator, with the protein product MKTTLDEMQAFLSVIDSGSISAAAEQLGQTPSGVSRALGRLEDKLGITLLTRTTRRLHLTAEGEAFLRHARAIIDAVESAEEQMAARRERPAGRLRVDAAMPFVLHVIAPLVAGYRARYPEVQLELNSSDRYIDLLERRTDLAIRIGPLADSTLHARLLGRCQLRLVASPAYLARHGEPASVAALGQHTLLSFNEPESLNRWPLPGESDGLLLVRPDIAVSSGETLRRLAVEGVGITCLSDFVTDRDRSAGTLVQVLAAQTLDVYQPIHAVYYRNTAVSSRISSFVDYLADAMAQSDYVR
- a CDS encoding MFS transporter; translation: MTRGIPLALLALTLGAFAIGTTEFVIVGLIPTIAGDLQVSLPSAGLLVSLYALGVAIGAPVLTALTGRVPRKQLLVALMVLFTLGNVVAWMAPGYTSLIIARILTGLAHGVFFSIGAIIATAVVPKEKAASAIAIMFTGLTVALVTGVPLGTFIGQHLGWRATFLAVAGLGVVALIGALLFVPRNLPQSAPASLRQQLAVLGQPRLLLVYAMTALGYGGTFLAFTYLAPILQDVTGLPANAVSLVLLVYGVSVAIGNLWGGRMADRLGPVPALKRIFGLLALVLFVLTFTAYNTWLMLLTVLALGAVAFGNVPGLQVYVVKQAQRYAPQATDVASGLNIAAFNVGIAMGASLGGLVVEHIGLMHTPWLGALVVVLAYALTVLSGRLDRRDGVDHRADGIAATAH
- the dkgB gene encoding 2,5-didehydrogluconate reductase DkgB; translation: MTVPAFGLGTFRLKDQTVIDSVRNALEVGYRAIDTAQIYGNEAEVGQAIAESGVSRDDLYLTTKVWITEFKRDALLASLRTSLEKLRTDRVDLALIHWPSPNGKVDVPMEEYLPALAEAKAQGLTKAIGISNFTIAQTRKAIEILGAEAIATNQIEIHPYLQNRLLVKFLQDNGIHITAYMSLAYGEVLKDPVIQAIAGRHQATPAQVALAWALQQGFSVIPSSTKRENLAANLEAAAVRLTDEDMAQIAKLDRGHRLANPEGIAPAWD
- a CDS encoding alpha/beta fold hydrolase, coding for MTDRIPLLLLPGLLNDAELWRSQLADLADIADCTVGDQTRGETLQAVAQDVLAQAPERFALAGFSLGGFVAQQILRIAPERVLQLALIDTSIHADSPERAEQRRSQRASVRLPGKFHGFGDALMRSYIDASRLDDYVLVQRVRDMTARLGAEVFLRQSALERRDGHDVLAGYRDPLLIVCGANDRITPLAVSEEVHALVPHSQLVVVPDCGHLAPMEKPDEVSAAMRGWLLQGEG